From a region of the Halanaerobium hydrogeniformans genome:
- a CDS encoding YeeE/YedE thiosulfate transporter family protein, producing MTQLIFAGRWSPYLVGTFIGVLSWLSFIISKKPLGTSTSYARVSSRLGALFLGDKVYDWKYYKQYKPVLEWQIMLVIGIVIGSFISAVLSGQFSLTFIPLTDFESILNQNILGRIFSAFSGGILLGFGARWAGGCTSGHGISGALQLSIASWISLISFFVGGVVTALLIL from the coding sequence ATGACTCAGTTGATTTTTGCAGGACGCTGGTCACCATATCTTGTGGGTACTTTCATAGGTGTGTTAAGCTGGTTATCCTTTATTATTTCTAAAAAACCTTTAGGAACTTCTACTTCCTATGCCAGAGTTTCCTCTAGATTAGGAGCTCTCTTTCTTGGAGATAAAGTTTATGACTGGAAATATTACAAACAGTATAAACCTGTACTGGAATGGCAGATTATGCTGGTGATCGGAATAGTCATTGGCAGCTTTATTTCAGCAGTACTTTCTGGGCAGTTCAGTTTAACTTTTATACCTCTGACAGATTTTGAGTCTATCTTGAATCAGAATATACTGGGCAGGATATTTTCTGCTTTTTCAGGTGGTATTTTATTAGGTTTTGGTGCTCGCTGGGCAGGTGGCTGTACAAGTGGTCATGGGATCAGTGGTGCTCTTCAGTTGAGTATTGCCAGCTGGATAAGCCTGATTTCTTTTTTTGTTGGTGGAGTTGTAACTGCACTTTTAATACTTTAA
- a CDS encoding DUF6691 family protein yields MESKLRLMKGLGTGIVFGFFLQRGGVTDYNVLVGQLLLEDFTVAKIILTAVVVGMIGVHFLSERNIIELKPKSGSLRRTIPGGLIFGAGFALLGYCPGTIAGAIGQGSIDALIPGLLGIVTGSFFFAAFYEKFSDSIDKNTFKVNTLPELLKINHWKIIIPLSAVIIIFLVWLEGIGF; encoded by the coding sequence ATGGAAAGTAAGCTTAGATTGATGAAGGGACTTGGCACGGGAATTGTTTTTGGTTTTTTTCTGCAGCGCGGTGGAGTAACAGATTATAATGTATTGGTTGGTCAGCTGCTTTTAGAAGATTTTACTGTAGCCAAGATAATTTTAACGGCTGTAGTTGTAGGAATGATCGGTGTTCATTTTTTAAGTGAGAGAAACATTATTGAGCTGAAACCTAAATCCGGTTCTCTAAGGCGGACTATCCCAGGAGGTTTGATTTTTGGTGCCGGTTTTGCTCTGCTTGGCTATTGTCCGGGTACTATTGCTGGAGCCATTGGTCAGGGCAGTATAGATGCTCTTATCCCTGGACTTTTAGGGATAGTTACAGGTTCATTCTTTTTTGCAGCCTTTTATGAGAAATTTAGTGATTCAATAGATAAGAATACCTTTAAAGTGAATACATTGCCTGAGCTACTTAAGATTAATCACTGGAAGATTATCATTCCCCTATCAGCTGTGATTATTATATTTTTAGTCTGGCTTGAAGGCATAGGGTTTTAA
- a CDS encoding SLC13 family permease: protein MNFDIALTLMILLTTIILFVTEAFRVDIIAILVMLTLGWTGLVTPAEAFSGLSSNAVIAVIAVMIIGYGLDQSGVMQKITRPLMSASGREEKRLTVILSLAAGAISSLMQNIGVIALFLPIVRKITRKLNLPLKRVLMPVGFAVILGGNLTMVGAGNLIILNDLLLQQNAEPFNLFAVFPIGLAVLLLGIIYFYFFGGKLLSADKKEEEGFLEKQQKLITAWEISTTVYTYRVPEGCNLLINTLEETNLWSDYNLYLLALREDGDISYAPWRFTRFSAGQELIIMGDKDNLNAFGKDYNLTLEKEYSDYLDHPKLENTAFAELMLTPRSDLAGKSIREIALRKNYYVNPVHLIRGEKEISSDFSDVTLQAGDTLVVYGPNENIRLLESEKGLILLTALPPKKSEGNKPLFAVGAFLLSILLIILGFNLGLAFFTGAVLIILSGILKIDEIYEAVDWKTVFLLTGLIPLGVAMENTGAAQYLANLMIMPLKDGPVFLILLAVALLASIFTLFMSNVAASVVLVPLVMIIGRQIGIDPRGLALLAAVSASNSFILPTHQVNAFFMSAGDYKSSDYLKAGGFLTLIYIFTASLMVYLFYI from the coding sequence ATGAATTTTGATATAGCTTTAACCTTAATGATTCTGTTGACTACAATCATATTATTTGTAACTGAAGCTTTTCGGGTAGATATTATTGCGATTCTGGTAATGTTAACTCTGGGCTGGACTGGTCTTGTTACACCAGCTGAAGCTTTTTCTGGCCTATCCAGTAATGCTGTTATAGCTGTAATCGCAGTAATGATAATTGGTTATGGTCTGGACCAGTCTGGAGTTATGCAGAAAATAACCCGGCCCTTGATGTCGGCTTCAGGCAGAGAAGAAAAGAGGCTGACAGTTATTCTTTCTTTAGCTGCAGGTGCAATCTCTAGTTTAATGCAAAATATCGGTGTTATAGCTTTGTTTTTACCTATAGTCAGGAAGATAACTAGAAAACTTAATCTGCCTTTAAAAAGAGTTTTGATGCCGGTTGGATTTGCTGTTATTCTTGGTGGTAACCTAACTATGGTTGGTGCTGGAAATCTAATTATCCTCAATGACCTTTTACTTCAGCAGAATGCAGAGCCCTTTAATCTTTTTGCTGTGTTTCCAATTGGGCTTGCGGTTTTATTATTAGGAATTATATATTTTTATTTTTTTGGTGGCAAACTGCTTTCAGCAGATAAAAAAGAGGAAGAAGGATTTTTAGAAAAACAGCAGAAATTGATTACAGCCTGGGAAATATCAACTACTGTGTATACATATAGAGTTCCAGAAGGCTGTAATCTTTTAATTAATACCCTGGAAGAAACAAATCTCTGGTCTGATTATAATCTCTATCTTCTTGCTTTAAGAGAAGATGGTGATATTTCCTATGCTCCCTGGCGGTTCACCAGATTTTCTGCTGGCCAGGAATTGATTATCATGGGAGATAAAGATAATCTAAATGCTTTTGGTAAAGACTACAATTTAACCCTTGAAAAAGAATACAGTGATTATTTGGATCATCCTAAATTGGAGAATACAGCTTTTGCTGAGCTGATGTTAACCCCTCGCTCAGATCTGGCTGGAAAATCTATCAGAGAGATTGCACTTAGAAAAAATTACTATGTTAATCCTGTTCATCTAATCAGAGGAGAAAAAGAAATTAGTTCTGATTTTTCTGATGTTACTTTACAGGCAGGGGATACCCTGGTTGTCTATGGTCCCAATGAAAATATCAGACTATTGGAGTCTGAAAAAGGTCTAATTCTTCTGACTGCTTTACCTCCCAAAAAATCTGAAGGAAATAAACCGCTTTTTGCAGTAGGAGCATTTTTGCTTTCTATTTTATTGATAATCCTTGGTTTTAATCTGGGTCTTGCTTTCTTTACTGGAGCAGTGCTTATCATATTATCGGGGATTTTAAAGATTGACGAAATTTATGAGGCAGTTGACTGGAAAACTGTTTTTTTACTGACAGGTTTGATTCCTCTTGGTGTAGCTATGGAGAATACCGGTGCTGCTCAATATCTGGCTAATTTGATGATTATGCCGCTTAAAGATGGCCCGGTTTTTTTAATACTTTTAGCAGTGGCACTGCTGGCCAGCATTTTTACATTATTTATGTCAAATGTTGCTGCATCAGTTGTGCTGGTTCCACTTGTAATGATAATCGGCAGACAAATCGGGATCGATCCCCGAGGGCTTGCTCTGCTTGCTGCAGTTTCAGCCTCTAATTCCTTTATACTGCCAACCCACCAGGTTAATGCCTTCTTTATGTCGGCCGGTGATTATAAGAGCAGTGATTATCTAAAAGCAGGAGGTTTTCTGACATTGATCTATATTTTTACTGCATCTTTGATGGTTTATTTATTTTATATTTAG